A region of the Paenibacillus sp. J23TS9 genome:
CGCGGATCTGAAGCTGCTTAAGCTGCTGAAGCAAAAGGAAATGCTATTCGACCTAGCCGGTTATGCTGGCTGGAATACAAGCTCGAATACACTTGGAACCGTCATCGCCCAATCGATGCTGTATCTGCATTACGGGCGGACTTCGCAGCATCTGGATTTTTTGGCGCTGCGCTATGCGGAAGATCTCTGCTATTGTTCCGTTGTAAGGATGGGGCTGAACCAGGGTGAAGTCGAAGCGATGGGGCTAAGTAAATTCGAGCTGGATGGTCAGAGAGGCGAGGTTTCCCGGATGGTGCGGAAGCGGCTTGTTCAAGAGCTGGAGGAACGAATTAATGGAGAAAAAGGCCGCGTTGAGATCACGGATTGCTATATGCCATGGAACCGGACCTTTGAAGTAGGCCTCAGCGTACGCTATCATCTCTGCGAACAATAGCTGACATATGACATACTTTCCCAGAGAAGGACTTATACATCCGAAATAAAGAAAAAAGAGCCGGCAGCGCTCCCTGACAGGGGCTTGTCCGGCTCTTTTTTATGGTTATCAATCGAATCAATTTCATAATACCTTACGCTGCTTCAATCAAGGCCATATAAAGATCCAATTTATTGGTCTATATATAGTTTCAATTTTATCGTTTTAGTGAGTTATGAAATGGATTCAATCAGGAATCTTTTCGACGAGCTCGTCGTCTTTATCGTTAGAGAGTCCCAGCACCTCGATCAGTTTGAAGAACAGGCTGAGTACAATACCTACAATCGTAGCCAGTGCCATGCCTTTCAAATGAACATTGCCAATATCCAGCTGTACGCCGCTGATGCCGACTACAAGCACGAGCGTGGCAAGCAGCATGTTGGTTGGCTTGGAGAAATCAACCTTTTGCTCAACGAAGATCCGCAGACCTGAAGCCGCAATGACGCCGAACAGAAGCAATGACACGCCGCCCATGACAGGTACAGGAATGTTGGAAATGATAGAGGAGAAAGTTCCTGAGAAAGAAAGTAGTATTGCAATGATTGCGGCACCACCAATGACAAACACGGAGTAAACCTTGGTTAATGCCATAACACCGATATTTTCCCCATAGGTCGTATTGGGAGTGGAGCCCACGAATCCGGAAATAATGGTGGAAATACCGTTACCCAGAAGGGATCGGTTAAGTCCGGGATCTTTGGACAAGTCTTTACCAACGATATTACTGGTCACAAGCAGGTGTCCGATGTGTTCAACGATAACGACAAGGGATACGGGAATGATAGTGAGAATTGCCGTCATATCAAAAACAGGGGTCGTTAAGGTAGGGGCGGAGAAGAAATGAGCGTCTGCAATAGCTCCCTTGTTAATCATGCCAGGCATAAAGTAAGCCATAACATACCCAGTTACAATACCAATCAGAATGTGGATGATTTTAGGGAAACCGCGGAACAGTACAGCTCCGATGACGGTAACGCCAAGTGTCGTCATGGAGAGGATGACAGCATTTGGGTTGAACCAATCCGCCGATGCACCACCCTGTGGAATAATTCCAGCCATACCGGCTGCGGTTGGAACGAGTTCAAGGCCGATAGTAGCAACAATGGCACCCATGGCAGCTGGAGGGAAAACGACATCAATCCAGCGTGTTCCGGCATACTGTACAATAAGTCCGACAGCGACAAAGATGACACCGGTTACGATAAAGGCACCGAGAGCTAGCGGATAATTGTCCGTATTATCTAACAAGACGGATTGTACCGGAGCAATAAAGGCGAAGCTTGAACCGAGGTATGCGGGGATTTTTCCGCGGCAGATCAAAATGTAAAGCAGGGTTCCGATTCCGTTCATTAGCAAAATCATACCAGGGTCTACATGAAACAGGTTTGGTACGAGCACCGTACTGCCGAACATGGCGAACAGGTGCTGCAGGCTGAGAAGGAATCCCGGACCCAAGGGAAGCCTTTCATTAACTTGAATTTCGCGTTGCAATAAGCTCACTCCCAATAAAAGATTTCGTATCTCGAATTGCATTCAATCTAGATTAGCCAGAAAACCGACATTTTTCAATCATTTTTTTATCAAAAAATGAGGAAATGCCAAAAAATGAAGTTTGTTGCCCCAGCGCTTCCTGTTCCTGGCAAGAAATATTGACGTAGAGCCTTCCAAGCGTCATAATTATATAAAATCTTGTTTGAACCGGGAACCTGCTAAAGATGAAACGTCAGCGGGTTCTATTTCATATAGAAGGGAAACGGAAACGACTAGAATGGGCATAGAGCGATTACTTGAAAAGGCTGGAGCCTATATAAAAGATCCAGATTTGGACCGCATTCGGGAAGCCTATAATTTCGCAGATCAAGCCCATCATGGCCAGGTCCGCAAATCCGGCGAACCCTATATTCTGCATCCGCTTGCGGTTGCAGATATTGTCGTGAACCTGATGATGGATACAACCTCCATTGTCGCCGCGCTGCTGCATGATGTCGTTGAGGATACAACCGTATCGCTGGAAGAGATCCGCGACAAGTTCGGCAATGCCTGTGCAATGTTGGTTGATGGGCTGACCAAGCTGGAGCGTATCCAATTCCGTTCCAAGGAAGAACAGCAGAATGAGAATTATCGCAAGATGTTCATCGCTATGGCGCAGGACATCCGCGTAATTGTGATCAAACTGGCCGACCGGCTCCATAATATGCGCACACTGAAATACCAATCAGAAGAAAGCCAGCGGCGAATTGCTTACGAGACGCTGGAGATTTTCTGTCCGATCGCAGATCGTCTTGGTATTTCGGCAATTAAGAGCGAAATGGAAGATCTTTCGCTTCGATATTTGAATCCACAGCAGTATTACCGTATCGCCAATTTGATTCATAAAAAGCGCGCTGAACGCGAACAGTTTGTTGACACCGTGATTTCCCGCATCAGTGAAAAGCTGGATGAAATGGGGATCGAGGGGGATTTGTCAGGCAGACCAAAGCATATTTACAGCGTTTTTAATAAAATGACGACGAAGAACAAGCAGTTCAATGAGATTTATGATTTGATTGCTATCCGTATTATTGTGGACAATATCAAAGACTGCTATGCCACATTGGGTATTATCCATACCTTGTGGAAACCGATGCCTGGACGGTTTAAAGATTATATAGCTATGCCAAAAGCAAACATGTATCAATCGCTGCATACAACGGTGGTAGGTCCGAACGGGGAACCAACAGAAGTACAGATCCGTACCACGGAAATGCACCGCACCGCTGAATACGGTATCGCGGCGCACTGGGCATACAAGGAAGGCACATCACCAGGGGGCAACTTCGAGAATAAAATGACATTTTTCCGGGAGATTCTGGAGCTTCAGCATGAAGCGAAGGACGCATCCGAGTTTGTGGAATCCCTCAAGATGGACTTCTTCTCGGACCTCGTATTTGTCTTTACTCCGAAGGGGGAAGTCGTTGAGCTGCCTTCGGGCTCTGTGCCGCTGGATTTTGCCTACCGGATTCATACGGAAGTCGGCAACCGAACCATCGGCGCCAAGGTTAACGGACGGATCGTGCCGCTGGATCACCGCCTGAAAACAGGCGATATCGTGGAAATCCTGACCTCAAAGCATTCTTATGGACCTAGTGGAGACTGGCTGAAAATTGCCCAATCCTCTCACGCGCGGAGCAAAATCAAGCAGTGGTTCAAGAAGGAAAAACGCGAAGAGAATGTGGAAAAAGGCCGCGATATGGTTGAACGCGAGCTGAAGAACCGCGGACTGGATCCTTCCGAGTGGACAACGGATGATAAACTGCTGGAGGTAGCCAAGAAATTTGCCTTTAATGATATCGAAGATATGCTTTCAGGCATTGGCTTCGGCGGCATTACGGCAGCCCAGATCTGCACACGTCTGACCGAGCGTCTCCGCAAAGAGCAGGAAGAAGCAAGTCTGCTGGAACTGACTTCCGAGAAGAAGGAGATCAAGGTTCCTACGGAGAAAAGATCGCGTCCGACCAATGGTGTTCGTGTAAAGGGAATCGACAACCTGCTTGTCCGCTTTGCCCGCTGCTGTAATCCGGTGCCAGGAGACGATATCGTAGGATATGTAACCCGCGGACGTGGTGTATCTGTTCATCGGGCGGATTGCCCGAACCTCCCAACCACGGATGATGGGGAGGAAGCAGCACGCGTGATAGAAGTGGAATGGGAAACGGAAATCGAAGCAAATTACAGTGTGGATATTGAGATTACAGGACATGACCGCAACGGCTTACTGAACGAGGTTCTCCAGGCCGTATCGGAAAGCAAGACGAATATTTCTGCCGTTACCGGACGATCGGATAAAAACAAAATGGCGCTGATACACATGACGATTTTGATCCGCAATACCGATCATTTGCATTCCGTCGTAGAGCGGATCAAGCGTGTGAAAGATGTCTATACGGTGCACCGGATTATTCAATAATTCAGGTTGATTAAAGGAGCATAGTACACCCGCATGAGAGTTGTTGTTCAACGCTGCAAGGAAGCACAAGTTACGGTTAACGGGGAAATCACTGGACAAATCAGCCAGGGATTGATGGTGCTTGTAGGGGTTACCCATGAAGACACGGACAAAGATGCGCAGTATTTGGCTGACAAGGTTGCCGGTTTGCGTATTTTCGAGGATGAGGAAGGCAAAATGAACTTCAGCGTAACGGATGTGGGCGGTAGCGTCCTGTCCGTCTCGCAGTTTACATTGTACGGCGACTGCCGCAAAGGAAAGCGTCCCAACTTTATGGGAGCCGCCAAACCCGACGCGGCGCTTGAACTTTATGAACGTTTTAATCGTGAGCTGGCTGCAAAGGGTTTGGAGGTAGCGACCGGACGATTTGGAGAAATGATGGATGTGACCTTTACCAATTGGGGCCCGGTTACACTGATCATTGACAGCAAAACAACGGCATAGAAAAGCGTTTTGGAGGGAATGCTGATCATAGAACATCAGCCTTTTATCCAAAGGAGTCGTCATTTTATGCGTCAATCTTCCCATGCATTTACATTGAAATTGATGCCGCTGATCCCGCTTGAATCCGTTAAGGAAGCAGTCAAGCTGGAACGGGCAGGCGAAATTCCTTTTCCACTCTGGAATGGTTACAGCAAGGGGAAAGGATCATCACCGTACCAATTACGTTAAGCGCTGCTGGTACGAATTTAAAGAGTCAGGTTTCCTTTGTGGAGAGCCTGACTCTTTTTTTAATGTAATCACTTCAAACATGGGTCCGTGTGTTATAAAGCATTCGTATTAGGGTAATAACAAAGCGTGGACAACAACCTGAAAGGAGATCGAAATCCATGAGTAAAGTTGCTTTTTTACTGGCTAACGCGTTTGAAGATTCAGAAATGAAGGTACCTTATGATGAAGTGAACAAAGCAGGTCATGAAACGGATATTATCGGACTCCAGAAGGGTGAAACATTGAAGGGGAAAAACGGTAAAGCTACCTACACGGCTGAAAAATCCATTTCCGAGGTTCATGCGGCTGACTATGATGCAGTCGTCATTCCGGGTGGTTCTTCTCCGGAGAATCTGCGTCTGGATCCTGACATACTGAAATTTGTAAAAGAAATGAACGGCTCGAAGAAGCCCATAGCAGCCATCTGCCATGGCCCGCAAATTCTTGCGAGCGCCGATCTGTTAAAAGACCGTACAATTACCTCTTATCCGCCGCTTCAAGATGATATGGTCAATGCAGGCGCGGAATTTAAAGATGAAGAGGTTGTCGTGGACGGTAACTACATTACTTCTCGTACTCCTAAAGACGAACCGGCCTTTGTCCGGGAACTGCTGAAAGTGCTGTAATCCATCAAATAGGAGTGCTTTGAAGCTTGGCCTATGATTCATTATGTTAAAAAGGATTTGCGAGAATCCTAAAAATGAGGAGGTAATGATCATGACGAAGCAAATACAAGCTTACTTCAAGAATGAGGATGACGCGGAGAGCGCAAAAACCAAATTGATCGGAACACATACCGAACATTTGGAAGTCAGCCGCCTAGGTACGACACTCGACGGAAACAGACATATCCTACTGCCGATCGCGCCAGTGAGCATGGCGGGGAATATGAATACCGGCGGTGCTTCAGCTGCGGTTGGGGTACCTGGTGTAGGTTATAGCGCTCCGGTAGTGCCTGTTGTGGATGATGAGAATGATATCTACCGTCAGAGCGAGGATACGCCTCCCGAGGAGCGTGAAACGCGCAGGGATATTGATCAGGATGAACCCGTGCTTGGCTTTGCTGACCTGAATGCGGATAATTATGATGACCTGGATTATGTTCTATCCTGTAAGGTAAGTGATGAAGATTATGCGGAAGTTCTCAATAAGCTGCGCAACAATGGCGGTTATGTTGAAATCTTCGACTAAAGAAGACAGCTCTCCAAACCCGTATTCATTGCGGGATGGAGAGCTATTTTGGATCATATATAAAGCGCTTTCCCGTTTGTAATATAACTGTAATATTAGATTCATACTCCCTTAATATAGCCTGTTTATAATAACAAGCATGACCCCCTTTTTTAATATATAACCTTTGGACCTACAATACGGATTGTAGGTTTTTCTTTTGTTTGCCACTTGACTTTAGTGCAGCGGTTCATTACAATCTAAAAATAATCTAAATTTGATTCAATGACGGGACCAAGTAGTTCGCGCCCCACCATGCAGAGAGGAATCCCTTAGGCTGGAAGGATTCTATGGATGACCGAATGAATGACTTCCCCGAGAACAGACGGCGAAAGTTTGGAAGCTCCTTTATTTAGGAATTTCCCTGCGAGTAGACGCACTGCGCGGAACGGGCGTTAATCGTTATGAAGCGGATACACATGAATTTATGGTGTCCGGAATGTGGGTGGCACCACGGGTGATTGATAAATAACAATCTCTCGTCCCTGTTTGCTTTTTAAAGCAGCGGGACGGGGGATTTTTTGTTATATCCTTATACAAACCTATGCTTTGATGAGTGAGGATTGGAATACAGAAAAAGATCAATTTGAATGGGGGTAGAACAAACCATGGCTTACCAAAAACCGACAGGTACGCAGGATTTTTTGCCGGGTGTGGTTGAAAAATGGCAGTTTGTCGAAGAGAAAGCAAGAGACTTATGCCGGCGTTTTAATTACCGGGAAATCCGCACCCCTTTGTTTGAGCAAACGGAGTTGTTTGAACGGGGCGTTGGAGAGACGACGGATATCGTCGAAAAGGAAATGTATTCGTTTAAAGATAAAGGCGATCGCAGTATGACGCTTCGTCCGGAAGGCACGGCAGGGGTTGTCCGCTCTTATGTGGAGAACAAGCTGTATGGGGAGCCGGATGTGAGCAAGCTGTACTACATCGGTCCAATGTTCCGTTATGAGCGTCCGCAAGCGGGTCGTTACCGTCAGTTTCATCAATTCGGTGTTGAGGCTTTCGGAGCGGTTGATCCAGCCATTGATGCGGAAGTGGTATCTCTCGGTTATCAGTTCTGCAAGGAACTGGGACTGCAGGGAGTCAAAGTGGAGATTAACTCCGTTGGCAATCCTGAAAGCCGCGCGGCTTATCGTGAAAGGCTGCTGGAATTTCTCACACCGATGAAAGACAGTCTGTGCAAGGACTGCCAGTCCCGGATGGACCGCAACCCGATGCGGGTGCTGGATTGCAAGGTGGACCAGGACAAGTTCACGAATGCGCCTTCGATTTTGGACAGTCTGGATGAGGAATGCACAAATCACTTCGAGCAAGTGAAACAGTACCTAACGGCTATGGAAGTTGAATTCGTCGTGAATCACCGGCTGGTTCGAGGTCTCGATTATTACACGCACACGGCCTTTGAGTATAAGGCTCAAGGAATCGGTGCTATCGACACCATCGGCGGCGGTGGACGTTACAACGGTTTAGTCAGCGAAATCGGCGGACCGGAGCAGCCGGGGATCGGGTTGGGCCTTGGACTGGAACGTATTCTGTTGATTCTGGATAAACAGGAAATCGATCTGAATGCGATCAAAGCGCTTGATGTGTATTTTGTTGCTTTGGGCGAAGCCGCTGACCGTGAGATTACGAAACAGCTGTACCTTGTGCGTAAAGAAGGATTGTCGGCTGAACGCGATTATCTGGGCAGAAAAATGAAAGCCCAAATGAAGTCCGCTGACCGCTTCCATGCCAAAGTGACGGCGATCTTGGGAGACGATGAACTGGAGCGGGGCGAAATTGCGCTGAAGTCGATGGCTACAGGCGAGCAGCAGACGGTTAAGCTGAGTGAGCTTCTTATGAAATTAAGGGAATTCGCCGAAAAGGCTGAATAATAGAAAAGGGGTATGAGAAACATGCTTAGGACTCATCAATGCGGAAGCCTGACAACAGGCCATATTGGAGAAACCGTTACACTGAACGGCTGGGTACAAACCCGCCGTGATCTTGGAGGCGTGCTGTTTATTGATCTGCGTGACCGCAGTGGTATCGTGCAAGTCGTGTTCAATCCTGCTTACTCGGGGGATGCATTGGCTGTAGCTGACAAAGTGCGTAGTGAGTATGTGCTGGCGGTTTCCGGTAAAGTCGTTCAACGCGATCAGGAAACGATCAACCCTAACCTTGCGACAGGTGAAATCGAAGTTCACATTACCGAAATTGAGGTACTGAACGCGGCTAAAACACCTCCGTTTTTCGTTGAAGACGGTGTTGAGGTCGATGAATCGCTGCGTTTGAAATACAGATATCTGGATCTCCGTCGTCCGGAAATGCAAAAAACGCTGATGTTGCGCTCAAAAGCATCCAAAATATTCCGTGATTTCCTGGACGAAAACGGGTTTATCGATGTTGAAACTCCGATTCTGACCAAGAGCTCACCTGAAGGCGCCCGTGATTACCTGGTACCTAGCCGTGTGCATTCAGGCGAATTTTTCGCACTGCCGCAGTCGCCGCAAATTTACAAACAGCTGCTGATGGTCAGTGGTCTGGAGCGTTATTATCAAATCGCCCGCTGCTTCCGGGACGAAGATCTTCGTGCTGACCGTCAGCCTGAATTTACCCAAGTCGACATCGAGACCTCATTCCTCGACCGTGATACGCTCCTGAATATGATGGAGCAGCTGATGGTGAAATTGTTCAAGGAAACGATCGGCGTGGAGCTGGCATTGCCGTTCCAACGCATCACATATGACGAAGCAATGGGTAAATACGGCTCTGACAAGCCTGATCTGCGTTTTGGTCTTGAGCTGGTAGAAATGAACGATATCGTAGCCAGCAGCGGCGTCAAAGTATTCGCTTCCGTGATTGAAAAAGGCGGAGAAGTGAAGTGTTTGAATGCGAAAGGCTGCGGCACTTGGAGCCGTAAGGACATTGATGATCTTGGACCTTATGCTGCTAGGTACGGCGCGAAAGGTCTGGCTTGGATTCAAGTGAAGGACGGCGAATTCAAGGGGCCAATCGTGAAGTTCTTTACCGAACAGGAAATCGAAGCTGTAAGAGAACGTACAGGTGCCGAAGACGGCGACTTGCTCTTGTTCTCTGCTGACAATAAAAAGGTTGTTGCCGATGTACTGGGCGCACTTCGCCTGAAAATCGGACGTCAGCTCGGCCTGATCGATGACAAAGTATATAAATTCGCGTGGGTTACCGACTTCCCGCTGCTCAGCTATGATGAGGATGCGAAGCGCTATGTGGCAGAACATCATCCGTTCACCCGTCCAAACGATGAGGATCTGGAGTTGTTCGACACCGATCCGCTTAAAGTACGTGCACAAGCATATGACATCGTACTGAATGGTTATGAAGTAGGCGGCGGTTCGATGCGTATTTACAAGCGCGATATTCAGGAGAAAATGTTCGATGCCTTGGGTCTGTCTCCAGAAGTTGCACGTGAGAAATTCGGCTATCTGCTGGATGCGTTTGAATATGGCACGCCACCGCATGGCGGCATTGCCTTTGGTCTTGACCGCCTTATCATGCTTCTGGCAGGTCGCACCAACCTGCGCGAGACCATCGCATTCCCGAAAACGGCAAGCGCCACGGATCTGCTGATGGACGCACCGTCGACGGTGGATTCTTCGCAGCTTGATCAGCTTCATATCAAACTGGCGAAAAAACCTGAAGACAAAAAAGTTAATGCCTAAAATAGAGGGAGGCCTCCATACACTATGCTCAACCAATTTTCCCGTACAGAACTAGCTATAGGGCCGGAAGGTCTGGAAGCTATGAAAAATAGCACAGTGGCTGTGCTCGGTATCGGCGGTGTGGGCTCCATTGCGGTGGAGGCCCTTGCCCGCACGGGCGTTGGGAAGCTGATTCTGATTGACAAGGATGTAGTGGATATTACCAACATCAACCGTCAAATTCATGCTCTTACCACAACCGTTGGCCAAAAAAAAGCCGATCTGATGGTAGAGCGTGTTAAGCTGATCAACCCCGAATGCGAGGCAATCGCATTGAATATGTTTTATACCGAAGAAACCTGCGAAGAGCTCTTTAAATTTGATCTGGATTATGTGCTGGATGCGTCCGATACGGTTTCTTACAAAATCCATCTGATTAAAGAATGCCTGAAACGCAAAATCCCGCTGATTTCCAGCATGGGCGCTGCCAATAAGATGGATCCAAGCCGATTCCAGGTAGCTGATATTTCCAAGACGACGGTCGACCCGATTGCACGGGTGATCCGCACCAAGCTTCGCAAGGATGGCATCAAAAAAGGCGTGAAAGTCGTATTCTCGACCGAAGAGCCTATGAAGCCGCGCGTGGATGTAACGGAAAAAATCGTACCCGAAAACGCTCCAGCCATCCGTAAAGCCAAGCAGCCTCCTGCCAGTAATGCTTACGTTCCTCCTGTTGCAGGACTGATCATGGTTAGCGTAGCCGTCAAGGATTTGCTGAAGAAAGCTGGGATTGAAGTATAAAGAGAGCATTATCGCATTTTAAAATGTGGTACAATCATATGGCGTGAATGGCCGTATATAACGGCGGTCACGCCTTTTTGTTTCGACTTGGGGTAAGATATAAGCGTTTTGTTAGAATGCTTGGTGGTAAAAGGAAAGAGGAGGATCTGTTTGAAATCTGGATTTTGGCAGAAAAGTCTCGGTTTAAGACCGGGAGACAACTGGAAGAAAGAGCTCATTGCCGGGGCGGTATCTTATTTTTCAGTCGTATACATTGTTATGGTAAACGCAAACATCCTGCATGATGCGGGAATGCCACTGAAAGCAGCAATGATCGGCACCATTTTGACCTCGATCGCAGGATGTTTGCTCATGGCATTTGGCGGTAAATCGCCGATTGTGGTTGTACCGGGCATGGGAATTAACGCATTCTTCACCTATACGCTGGTTCATTCCATGAAACTGGGCTGGGAGGAAGCCCTGATGGTCGTGGCCGTGACGGGTGTTCTGTTCACAATAGTGACCTTTACCTCGTTGTACCGGATTATCAGCGAAGCGATACCGCAAAATCTTCAGCATGGGATCACTGTCGGGATCGGTTTGTTTTTGACCTTTATTGGCCTGCAAAAGAGTGAAATTGTGATTGCGCATCAGACAACGTTTGTGACGATTGGCCATTTTAGTGATCCTTCGGTCATCGTAGCCTGCATTACCCTGCTGCTTGCTTTGGTTCTCTTTATTCGCGGTATTCAGGGGGGACTTCTGATCAGTATCCTTGCGGGTACGGGGCTGGCTTACCTGCTCGGAGCTGTCAAGCCGGCACAGCAGATGGAGTCCGGTCATATCTTCAAACAGTATGGTGCAATATTCGGGCATTTGTCGTGGTCGGGTATCGGCAGCCTGGTGTTCTGGATCGCGGTATTTCTGCTGCTGCTAATCGTTGTGTTTGAGAACATCGGATTGATCGCGGCGCAGACCCGGATGATTGAACGTCCGGAGAATTTCAAGGGAAGCCTGCGGGCATTATCGCTGACGAATATTTTTGCCGGCATTTTCGGCAGCAGTCCAGTCGTGGCTGCGGCGGAGACAACGGCGGGCATTGCGGCTGGCGGACGAACCGGTCTGACTTCACTCGTATCTGCTGTTCTATTCGGAGCTACGTTCTTTTTCATCCCGCTGCTCGCTTATATCCCTGACAGCGCAATTGCTCCGATACTGATTGTGATTGGCGGATTGATGGTTCAGAACGTCAAGGAAATGGATTTTGGCGATCTCACGGAAGCTTTTCCGGCATTTCTGATCATGGTCATGATTCCTTTCACATACAGTATTGTGGATGGCATGGCTTTCGGATTTATTGCTTATCCGGTTGTAAAGCTTGCCCGGGGAAAAGGTAGAGATGTTTCTCCTGTGCTTTATGGCATAGCCGCCTTGTTTGTTGCCAACTTTGTCCTGCATTCATTAATGTAGTACTGAAAAAGAGACTTGGGGAGGAGGAATGACATGACACTTATACAATCATTCACAGAAGGACAGGAAGTTACGGGGTATTATCTATTAAAATCTGTAAACGTGAAGCAGACTAATTCTACACCCCCGAAGGATTATTTCGATATTATTCTTTCAGATACCAGCGGGGAAATCTCGGCCAAGTACTGGGATGCTTCTTCAACGGACAAGGAAACATTTTTTGCACCCATGCTGGTTAAGGTGCGGGGTGTAGTTCAGTTGTACCGTGAGCGCCTGCAATTTAAGGTTAATAAAATCCGTCCGGTATCGGATGATGAAGGTTATAATATTACCGATTTTGTGCGTGCGGCTCCTGTTCCGCCAAATGATCTCGTATATACAATCAAAACAGCTGCATCCAGTATTCAGGATGTGGAGATGCAGGTCATT
Encoded here:
- the hisS gene encoding histidine--tRNA ligase → MAYQKPTGTQDFLPGVVEKWQFVEEKARDLCRRFNYREIRTPLFEQTELFERGVGETTDIVEKEMYSFKDKGDRSMTLRPEGTAGVVRSYVENKLYGEPDVSKLYYIGPMFRYERPQAGRYRQFHQFGVEAFGAVDPAIDAEVVSLGYQFCKELGLQGVKVEINSVGNPESRAAYRERLLEFLTPMKDSLCKDCQSRMDRNPMRVLDCKVDQDKFTNAPSILDSLDEECTNHFEQVKQYLTAMEVEFVVNHRLVRGLDYYTHTAFEYKAQGIGAIDTIGGGGRYNGLVSEIGGPEQPGIGLGLGLERILLILDKQEIDLNAIKALDVYFVALGEAADREITKQLYLVRKEGLSAERDYLGRKMKAQMKSADRFHAKVTAILGDDELERGEIALKSMATGEQQTVKLSELLMKLREFAEKAE
- a CDS encoding bifunctional (p)ppGpp synthetase/guanosine-3',5'-bis(diphosphate) 3'-pyrophosphohydrolase, with product MGIERLLEKAGAYIKDPDLDRIREAYNFADQAHHGQVRKSGEPYILHPLAVADIVVNLMMDTTSIVAALLHDVVEDTTVSLEEIRDKFGNACAMLVDGLTKLERIQFRSKEEQQNENYRKMFIAMAQDIRVIVIKLADRLHNMRTLKYQSEESQRRIAYETLEIFCPIADRLGISAIKSEMEDLSLRYLNPQQYYRIANLIHKKRAEREQFVDTVISRISEKLDEMGIEGDLSGRPKHIYSVFNKMTTKNKQFNEIYDLIAIRIIVDNIKDCYATLGIIHTLWKPMPGRFKDYIAMPKANMYQSLHTTVVGPNGEPTEVQIRTTEMHRTAEYGIAAHWAYKEGTSPGGNFENKMTFFREILELQHEAKDASEFVESLKMDFFSDLVFVFTPKGEVVELPSGSVPLDFAYRIHTEVGNRTIGAKVNGRIVPLDHRLKTGDIVEILTSKHSYGPSGDWLKIAQSSHARSKIKQWFKKEKREENVEKGRDMVERELKNRGLDPSEWTTDDKLLEVAKKFAFNDIEDMLSGIGFGGITAAQICTRLTERLRKEQEEASLLELTSEKKEIKVPTEKRSRPTNGVRVKGIDNLLVRFARCCNPVPGDDIVGYVTRGRGVSVHRADCPNLPTTDDGEEAARVIEVEWETEIEANYSVDIEITGHDRNGLLNEVLQAVSESKTNISAVTGRSDKNKMALIHMTILIRNTDHLHSVVERIKRVKDVYTVHRIIQ
- the aspS gene encoding aspartate--tRNA ligase, yielding MLRTHQCGSLTTGHIGETVTLNGWVQTRRDLGGVLFIDLRDRSGIVQVVFNPAYSGDALAVADKVRSEYVLAVSGKVVQRDQETINPNLATGEIEVHITEIEVLNAAKTPPFFVEDGVEVDESLRLKYRYLDLRRPEMQKTLMLRSKASKIFRDFLDENGFIDVETPILTKSSPEGARDYLVPSRVHSGEFFALPQSPQIYKQLLMVSGLERYYQIARCFRDEDLRADRQPEFTQVDIETSFLDRDTLLNMMEQLMVKLFKETIGVELALPFQRITYDEAMGKYGSDKPDLRFGLELVEMNDIVASSGVKVFASVIEKGGEVKCLNAKGCGTWSRKDIDDLGPYAARYGAKGLAWIQVKDGEFKGPIVKFFTEQEIEAVRERTGAEDGDLLLFSADNKKVVADVLGALRLKIGRQLGLIDDKVYKFAWVTDFPLLSYDEDAKRYVAEHHPFTRPNDEDLELFDTDPLKVRAQAYDIVLNGYEVGGGSMRIYKRDIQEKMFDALGLSPEVAREKFGYLLDAFEYGTPPHGGIAFGLDRLIMLLAGRTNLRETIAFPKTASATDLLMDAPSTVDSSQLDQLHIKLAKKPEDKKVNA
- a CDS encoding type 1 glutamine amidotransferase domain-containing protein — protein: MSKVAFLLANAFEDSEMKVPYDEVNKAGHETDIIGLQKGETLKGKNGKATYTAEKSISEVHAADYDAVVIPGGSSPENLRLDPDILKFVKEMNGSKKPIAAICHGPQILASADLLKDRTITSYPPLQDDMVNAGAEFKDEEVVVDGNYITSRTPKDEPAFVRELLKVL
- a CDS encoding ThiF family adenylyltransferase, with product MLNQFSRTELAIGPEGLEAMKNSTVAVLGIGGVGSIAVEALARTGVGKLILIDKDVVDITNINRQIHALTTTVGQKKADLMVERVKLINPECEAIALNMFYTEETCEELFKFDLDYVLDASDTVSYKIHLIKECLKRKIPLISSMGAANKMDPSRFQVADISKTTVDPIARVIRTKLRKDGIKKGVKVVFSTEEPMKPRVDVTEKIVPENAPAIRKAKQPPASNAYVPPVAGLIMVSVAVKDLLKKAGIEV
- the uraA gene encoding uracil permease, producing the protein MQREIQVNERLPLGPGFLLSLQHLFAMFGSTVLVPNLFHVDPGMILLMNGIGTLLYILICRGKIPAYLGSSFAFIAPVQSVLLDNTDNYPLALGAFIVTGVIFVAVGLIVQYAGTRWIDVVFPPAAMGAIVATIGLELVPTAAGMAGIIPQGGASADWFNPNAVILSMTTLGVTVIGAVLFRGFPKIIHILIGIVTGYVMAYFMPGMINKGAIADAHFFSAPTLTTPVFDMTAILTIIPVSLVVIVEHIGHLLVTSNIVGKDLSKDPGLNRSLLGNGISTIISGFVGSTPNTTYGENIGVMALTKVYSVFVIGGAAIIAILLSFSGTFSSIISNIPVPVMGGVSLLLFGVIAASGLRIFVEQKVDFSKPTNMLLATLVLVVGISGVQLDIGNVHLKGMALATIVGIVLSLFFKLIEVLGLSNDKDDELVEKIPD
- the dtd gene encoding D-aminoacyl-tRNA deacylase; protein product: MRVVVQRCKEAQVTVNGEITGQISQGLMVLVGVTHEDTDKDAQYLADKVAGLRIFEDEEGKMNFSVTDVGGSVLSVSQFTLYGDCRKGKRPNFMGAAKPDAALELYERFNRELAAKGLEVATGRFGEMMDVTFTNWGPVTLIIDSKTTA